From a region of the Mucilaginibacter auburnensis genome:
- a CDS encoding ankyrin repeat domain-containing protein: protein MKKLLIALLALGTLSAKAQQNTLLQAAFWQGAPTVDVVKAEVAKGNSPSQFNGNSFDPVVLAINANAPTSTVQYLIEQPGNDVNKLTHDGRIYLHWAASRGNAELVEYLLKKGSKLDLVDTHGSKPLLFAANGGQQNTKIYDAFLAHGADFKKDVNQDGANVLLLAIANDKNFSLTDYFVSKGVDLNSVDANGNNAFAYAARTGNVEFLKALVQKGVKPNANAMLMAAQGGGGRGAAPAGTGLAVFEYLESVGIKPTALSKNGENVLHAIVRKPNQTEQIKYFLSKGVSVNQVNEDGNNVLMAAAAVSRDLATLELLVPQVKSINLANQAGQTALTLAVKGNSPEVVTYLISKGADVKVLDKKGNNLAFYAVESYRGAGGRGPAMGGGAGNQDFDNKLSILKQNGLDIAAPQKDGNTLYHLAVAKNDLNLVKKVEALGVDINAKNKEGITPLHKAALIAKDDVMLKYLLSINAKKEEVTNFKETAFDLASENETLSKNKVAISFLK, encoded by the coding sequence ATGAAAAAACTATTAATAGCGCTATTGGCTTTAGGTACCTTATCAGCCAAGGCTCAGCAAAATACATTGCTTCAAGCAGCCTTTTGGCAAGGAGCGCCAACTGTTGATGTGGTAAAGGCCGAAGTTGCAAAAGGAAACAGCCCATCGCAATTTAATGGCAATAGCTTTGACCCTGTTGTATTGGCTATCAACGCCAACGCCCCTACATCTACCGTTCAGTATTTAATTGAGCAACCCGGAAATGACGTTAATAAACTGACACATGATGGCCGTATATATCTGCACTGGGCTGCAAGCCGTGGGAATGCTGAATTGGTAGAATATCTGCTTAAAAAAGGTTCTAAGTTAGATTTGGTGGATACGCACGGAAGTAAACCCCTTTTGTTTGCTGCTAACGGCGGTCAGCAAAACACCAAAATATATGATGCCTTTTTGGCCCACGGCGCTGACTTTAAAAAAGATGTAAACCAGGATGGCGCTAACGTGCTTTTGTTAGCCATAGCTAATGATAAAAACTTTTCTCTTACCGATTATTTTGTGTCAAAAGGTGTTGACCTGAATAGCGTTGACGCTAATGGTAACAATGCGTTTGCCTACGCTGCTCGCACAGGCAACGTTGAGTTTTTAAAAGCTTTGGTACAGAAAGGCGTTAAGCCAAATGCTAACGCTATGTTAATGGCTGCGCAAGGTGGTGGCGGTCGTGGTGCTGCTCCTGCAGGTACGGGCCTTGCTGTGTTTGAATACCTTGAAAGTGTTGGTATTAAACCAACTGCGCTAAGTAAAAATGGCGAGAATGTATTGCACGCTATTGTACGTAAACCTAACCAAACCGAGCAGATCAAATATTTCCTTTCAAAAGGTGTATCTGTTAATCAGGTTAACGAGGATGGTAATAACGTTTTAATGGCTGCCGCAGCTGTTAGTCGTGATTTAGCTACTCTGGAGTTACTGGTGCCACAGGTAAAAAGCATTAACCTGGCTAATCAGGCAGGTCAAACAGCTTTAACGCTGGCTGTAAAAGGTAACTCGCCCGAAGTTGTTACCTACTTAATAAGCAAAGGCGCAGATGTAAAAGTGCTGGATAAAAAAGGAAATAACCTGGCATTCTACGCTGTCGAATCATACCGTGGTGCGGGTGGCCGTGGTCCGGCTATGGGCGGAGGTGCAGGCAACCAGGATTTTGATAATAAGTTAAGCATACTTAAGCAAAACGGTTTAGATATTGCTGCTCCGCAAAAAGACGGTAACACGCTATACCACCTTGCCGTAGCAAAAAACGACCTTAACCTCGTTAAAAAGGTAGAGGCCTTAGGTGTTGATATCAATGCTAAAAACAAAGAGGGGATTACCCCATTGCACAAAGCGGCTTTAATAGCCAAAGATGATGTGATGCTGAAGTACCTGTTATCTATCAACGCTAAAAAAGAGGAAGTAACCAACTTCAAAGAAACCGCTTTCGATCTGGCCAGCGAGAATGAAACACTATCTAAAAATAAAGTGGCTATCAGCTTTTTAAAATAA
- a CDS encoding DUF2271 domain-containing protein has translation MTNFFKTLGLVLALVIVQSATAVAQTTKYKCMVQMTNYMGDGAYIVISLIDSKGAYEKTLYVLGSDKKWYKTLKEWNKFYLKKPSAVVSAITGASVTGGDRSVNVIEIENSKINAGYKLRFESAVEDKAYNVKDVEIPLTTQALDAKTEGTGYIRYVRFSAN, from the coding sequence ATGACTAACTTTTTCAAAACTTTAGGTTTAGTGCTGGCGCTGGTAATTGTACAGTCGGCTACTGCTGTTGCGCAAACCACCAAATATAAATGTATGGTGCAGATGACCAATTACATGGGTGATGGCGCGTACATTGTGATATCATTAATTGACAGCAAAGGCGCTTACGAGAAAACTTTGTATGTATTAGGTTCCGACAAAAAATGGTACAAAACCCTTAAAGAGTGGAACAAATTCTACCTCAAGAAACCTTCAGCTGTGGTTAGCGCTATTACAGGTGCATCAGTAACAGGCGGCGACCGTAGCGTGAATGTTATTGAGATTGAAAACTCAAAGATCAACGCAGGTTACAAATTGCGTTTTGAAAGCGCTGTTGAAGACAAAGCCTATAACGTAAAAGACGTTGAAATACCGTTAACTACACAGGCCCTCGATGCAAAAACCGAAGGCACCGGGTATATTCGTTATGTTAGGTTTAGCGCTAACTAA